A window from Pseudomonas alloputida encodes these proteins:
- the rpsO gene encoding 30S ribosomal protein S15, translating into MALSVEEKAQIVAEYQQAAGDTGSPEVQVALLTANINKLQGHFKANDKDHHSRRGLIRMVNQRRKLLDYLKGKDTTRYSALIGRLGLRR; encoded by the coding sequence ATGGCCCTCAGCGTTGAAGAAAAAGCTCAGATCGTTGCCGAATATCAGCAAGCCGCCGGCGATACCGGTAGCCCGGAAGTGCAGGTTGCTCTGCTGACCGCCAACATCAACAAGCTGCAAGGCCACTTCAAGGCCAACGACAAAGACCACCACTCCCGTCGTGGTCTGATCCGTATGGTCAACCAGCGTCGTAAGCTGCTGGATTACCTGAAGGGCAAAGACACCACTCGTTACAGCGCCCTGATCGGTCGCCTGGGCCTGCGTCGCTAA